In Gossypium arboreum isolate Shixiya-1 chromosome 6, ASM2569848v2, whole genome shotgun sequence, the following are encoded in one genomic region:
- the LOC108485885 gene encoding aquaporin NIP1-2-like has product MAENNGNHGVVLNVNAEANQNPPLSTSKTKDSDVGFTVPLMQKLMAEVLGTYFLIFAGCASVVVNVNNEKVVSLTGISIVWGLAVMVLVYSVGHISGAHFNPAVTIAFATCKRFPLKQVPAYISAQVLGSTMAAGTLRLLFSGPHDVFAGTSPQGSDFQAFVIEFIITFYLMFIISGVATDNRAIGELAGLAVGATVLLNVLFAGPITGASMNPARSLGPAIVWNNYKGIWVYLTSPIIGAVSGAWVYNMVRYTDKPLREITKTASFLNSSRNCG; this is encoded by the exons ATGGCTGAGAATAATGGAAATCATGGAGTAGTTTTGAATGTGAATGCGGAAGCCAATCAGAATCCGCCTCTATCAACCTCCAAAACCAAAGATTCCGACGTCGGTTTCACTGTTCCCTTAATGCAGAAG CTGATGGCTGAGGTGTTGGGCACATATTTCTTGATATTTGCTGGTTGTGCATCAGTGGTGGTGAATGTAAACAATGAGAAAGTTGTATCACTGACTGGGATTTCCATAGTTTGGGGATTGGCCGTCATGGTGTTGGTTTATTCAGTGGGTCATATCTCCGGTGCTCATTTCAATCCTGCAGTCACCATTGCTTTTGCTACCTGCAAAAGATTTCCTCTCAAACAG GTTCCAGCTTATATATCAGCTCAAGTTCTTGGATCAACTATGGCAGCTGGAACACTTCGTCTTCTGTTTAGCGGACCCCACGACGTCTTCGCTGGAACGTCACCGCAAGGGTCGGATTTCCAAGCATTCGTGATCGAGTTCATCATCACTTTCTACCTCATGTTCATTATATCTGGCGTTGCCACTGATAACAGAGCT attGGTGAACTTGCTGGACTTGCCGTTGGGGCTACAGTGCTGCTTAATGTGCTGTTTGCTGG GCCAATTACAGGAGCATCAATGAACCCAGCAAGGAGCTTGGGACCGGCAATAGTATGGAATAATTACAAGGGAATATGGGTATACCTTACTTCACCAATTATTGGAGCTGTGTCGGGTGCTTGGGTTTATAACATGGTGAGGTACACTGACAAGCCATTGCGGGAGATCACCAAGACTGCTTCTTTTCTCAACTCTTCCCGTAATTGCGGTTAA